AGGTGCTTACGGCAGAGCAGATGCGAAAATTCGAGGAGATCCAAGAGGAGCAACTGGCGCAAGTGTCGGCGGTGCTGCGCTCCCAGGCAGACTGGCGCGCCAGCGGCCAGTAAATCGGACGCAACAGCGCTCTATGAGGTTGGAGATTCACACTCCGCGGCACGCGCAACTTCGAATATTGTGAAAGATGGTCAAGAGGTGTACCCGGTGACTGGAGGTAGCGTCAGTACATCGAACTCCCGAATGGTCTGGGCTTTCGCCCGCGGCGGCGCGCTTATAATCGCACAAGAGAATGCCGGACTGCGCATGCGGTCGGGCCAGATAATGTCGCTTTACGGGCCTCAGAAGGCCTATCCACCGATCGCGTGGCCCGCGATTACCTTCGATACCGCTTTGCGGTTGCGCTGGAATGGCGATGAGATTGACGTCATCCACGTGGGCCCGGCTCACACCGACGACGCCGCCGTCGTGTTCTTCCGTCAACAAAATGTGATTGCGACGGGTGATACGATCGTCGTCCCCGGTCATGGCGAAGTTGCGGATCGCGTCGGACTCCAGGACTACCGCGACCGTCTCGTCTCAATCCGGGACGGCATCGTCGATGAGATCACCCGTGGCTTGAGCGAGGATGAGGTTGTGGCACTGCATCCCACCGAGGGACTCGCAAAGGCTGGCAGGGGCACCGATCGCTGGGTGCGCATCGTCTATCGCGAATACCATCGCTGAATCACCACCGACGTAACCGACCCACTTCCGGTAGGCGTTAAATCGCAACCAAGCGAAGGTGGCACCCTGCTAAGCGGCCATTCGTTCATACCTGGTCCAGTGCATCAGCAGTGCTGCGCGTGCGAATAGAACTCCGCGAGGCGCGCGCTGTCCTTAGAAACGCCTTCTCGGCCCACAAATGCAAGGTCTCAAACCAAATGCACCGAGACGTTCCTCCGTGGCTCCTCATGCCTACGTCAGCACGTCGCGTCGCCCATGCCGTCCTCGCGACCGTCCTAATGTTTTCGATTGGTGACGTCGTTCTTGCCCAGCCGGCACCAGCGCCGACGATGGCAGACGACCAGAGGTTGCTGCCCTACATCAAGCCAGGTCAGCTGATCGATATCGGTGGCCGACGGATTAATTTGCTCTGTATGGGTGCCGGCGGCCCCACGGTCGTTCTGATGGCGGGTAGCGCGAGCTGGTCGCCAGTCTGGTACAAGGTCCAGCCCGTGATGGCTCAAACGACGCGCGTCTGCACTTTCGACCGAGCCGGCTTTGGCTTCAGCGATCCGGCGCCCCGCTTCCAGATCCTCCCCAACGTGGTGGACGACCTGCACGCGGCGCTCAAATCCGGCGCCATACCGGGACCGTATGTCCTGGTTGGGCACTCCTTGGGCGGCTTAGAGGTGCGCCTCTACGCGCAACGCTGGCCCCAGGAAGTCGAGGGCATGGTCCTCGTGGATACCAGTCCGGCCGGAGAGGGCCTTATTGAGCAGAATCAGCCGGGTTTCGATGCGGCGTACGGAGGCGTCGCGAGCAACACGACCCCATTGTTGAATTGCGCCTTTCTGGCTGTGAATGGACCCCTCGACCCGTCCAGACCCGAACACAAGGACTGCATGCCGCCCTTGCCGAGCGGCACGCCTGCCGCGTTTAGGAAAGTGTTTCCTCAGTTCTTCACCGCCTACTATTTCGCCGATCGAGTCTCGCTCATGTCGTCGCTAGACACACACCAGTACGACAGCGTCGACCACCGGAGCCTTGGCGCATTGCCGCTTGTCGTCCTGTCGCCGGAGATCACATGGGAATTCAGCACGCCCGCCGAAGCCCGGGTCAGCCCGTCCTACGAGAAGGTCTGGATTGCGATGCACGAGGCCTTGGCGCGCCTCTCCTCGCGTGGCGTACACCGGTTCATCAAGGGATCAGGTCACCACATTCAGTTGGATAAGCCGCAGGCAGTCATCGACGCTGTGGACGAAGTGCTCCGCGAGCGTCGCGTAGCAGCGCAGTCTTGAAGGAACGCTCTCGGAGCTGGGCGCCCACTGCCCACAGACGGCAGGTGGCGCCCGTCGGCGAGCGTCTGCTCCCGGGAGTTTTTCAACGGAATAGGCCGTGCCCGGTCGTTGAGCCTCGCCAAACGCGTTGCCATAAAGCAGACGCTTGCAGGGCGCTATAAGATAACTATACGGGTGCGGTACAAGATTTGGGGGTTCCCCACATCCGAGGGAAGAAGGGGTGTAAACCACGCAAATTGCCGAGGGTGGCGCTTTGTCGACTCGTCTGCTCCTTGTAGCGATGATTTTCTTGAAGTGTGGCATTTCGCTCGTCGCTGCATCAACGTTACCCATTCCAGATACGCCGGCCGGCCACGCACTGGGCGCCTGGCTCGACGCCTTCAACAGCGGCGACAGAGCACGAGTCGAGTCTTTCGAAGGGGCACACGCTCCGTGGTTGACCCTGGACGCAGAGATGGGACTCCGTGCACGTACCGGCGGCTACGATCTTCTGAGCATCGATCAGAGCAACAAACTGTGGATCGTCT
This sequence is a window from Acidobacteriota bacterium. Protein-coding genes within it:
- a CDS encoding alpha/beta hydrolase, which gives rise to MHRDVPPWLLMPTSARRVAHAVLATVLMFSIGDVVLAQPAPAPTMADDQRLLPYIKPGQLIDIGGRRINLLCMGAGGPTVVLMAGSASWSPVWYKVQPVMAQTTRVCTFDRAGFGFSDPAPRFQILPNVVDDLHAALKSGAIPGPYVLVGHSLGGLEVRLYAQRWPQEVEGMVLVDTSPAGEGLIEQNQPGFDAAYGGVASNTTPLLNCAFLAVNGPLDPSRPEHKDCMPPLPSGTPAAFRKVFPQFFTAYYFADRVSLMSSLDTHQYDSVDHRSLGALPLVVLSPEITWEFSTPAEARVSPSYEKVWIAMHEALARLSSRGVHRFIKGSGHHIQLDKPQAVIDAVDEVLRERRVAAQS